The nucleotide window CGCCATCAGTCTCGGGACCAAAGCGACTGTCAGCGTCGCAGAGGACGCTGCAGCGTCATTCCACCATAATTTCCGCCGATTGCCACTGGTGGCTTAGCAAAGTTTCGACGACAGCCGGTGGCCGAGGATGAGAGGGTGAGATCACGAGGGTGACACTTAGGTTTCTCTTTCTTAGTTGCTCTTCTCTCGGCATCCCATAAGGAGGTTGGCGTCAAGATAAATTAGAGTGACGGAAACTTGGTTCGTTGTGACTTGTGGGGATGCCAAGAGACGTTTGGGCCTATTGGTGGCGGGGAAGGAACTATTGGCCGGGCGGAGTCCGCACATCGTCTCAAGTTCCTCCCGACTTTTCTATGTTGGCCAGCTGAAGCAAAGCTGTGTTAACCACCACGCTTCTTATCCATTGCAAGATCAGAATATCCCGGCTTAAGCTAATACCTACCTCACATTTGGAGGATATGACGCACATAAAGAAGTGGACTGCCGGCCGTCTTGACTTACCTCCGGTTGCTGCACAGGATAGATGTATCCGAGGTGCGACATGAGTTATGACGTAAGTCGGGACCTGAACCACTTCCCCATGCACCGACAAAACTCATGACAGCTCGGTCGTCCGATTAGGTTTACAAAAATGACCAACCCTACCCATggaatcttttgttttttttgtacGATGAGAAAATATATATAACGAGGCATTTtagtaattttataaaatatttgatgGGGCCATTTTCACTCTACcgattcaaaattcaaaattagaTCATATGAACTCTcacatattaatattaaaaattatatcaaaaaatCGACACAAGATTAATCGTATTTTGATAATTCGATATCTATATTAACAcagaaaatcaaaatatttatcatataaaACTAATTATGAGACTCTTGAGTTACGTCACTTCAGTGCAAATTCGTTTGTATCTctcttatataaattttaaaaaaaaaaaatttctgaaaAGAAACTCAGGATTACCAAAGTATTTTCTCCTATCGTAATCATAATAATGTTAATCTTTTAATAAATTTGAATTGAATTAGGACTGGGTGGTGTAGTAAGAAACCCAACATTGAGTTACACTTCATTCTTGCTATCATTAAAGTCTAGATATGGATGGTTAAGCTTGATAAGTCTAAGGTTAGAAAGTAACAAGAAGTATAGCTGAATGGTAAAAGCTAATTAAGTTCAACATCCTTATCTGAGTTGTTTCCAGTTTATGATACAGAATTTAAGCATGCTTTTGAATCAAAGAAAGGGCTAAATTTCTTTCCATTAAAACTGGCAGAATTTAGTTATTCAGTCGATTAATTTCTTTAAAATCTTCCTGAATTCGAAATAAGGAAAACAACATCAGCTGAGAAAGGAATAAGGCCTGTAGTTGCTGATCAAGTGTATGTTCCTCTTCCTGGACATCTAATGCACAGCTTTGTCTCTACATCGCTATGTTGAACAGCTCCATTGTGGGCTACACCTTCCCCTAAAGTAGCAGTTGGAGATTTAGCCAGTCCCTTGCACTTCAGATACTAATAGATATCAAATCACTTGCCAAACTATGCCATTAAAGAAAAAGTATATAACATGCATGGACTTAGTTATACCTTTTCTCGCAGTGCTTCGTTCTCCTTGGTTAAGGATCTCTCCTGCAACATGGTGATTTGATAACATTGTCTAAAATGTCGCAGAGCTAACTAGTATACAACAGAGTTCAAGTAATCTACCTTCTCTTTGAGCTGTGCCATCTGCTCTTGTAGCAAATGATACTGGAGTGAATGAACAAGAGGTAAGTATATTTTTGGTCGATAACTTGACAGAAATGAAGTAAGTTCTATTCTGACTTGCCTTCCTTTCTCTTATACTGTGTAAGCTTTCTTCTAGCTTGCCCTCCAACTCATGCAGTTCATCGAGCGAACATGACCCTAGATTTTTGCCCAACAGTTTCCTGCATGCTTCTTCATGTAATTAGGATTTTAATTCCTGCTTGTTGCAGTATCGTGAAATTGAGTAGAACTCACTGTTTAGAGGCTTCAATAAGTTCAATCCTCTTTGATATCCATGCTGCCTCATATTCCCCTCCCTTCAACACAATCAATCTAACTCTTAGCTTTTAGCCACTGATAGATGCACCAGCCTTTCACTTCATTGCATATGCACTGATCTACTTGCATGTTAGAGAATATTAAGAAACGGAAAATCCTTTCTCACCTTTATGGCAATTAAAATGATTCAACCACTAATTAAAATCTTTAAGAAATTTTGCCATCTGTAGAATATTTTTTCCAGCGTAAAGAAATGTGCAATCCTTTCATGTCATTAGCTCCAAGTAAAAAACCATCTTCATTAAACCACATACGATTAAAATCTTCCTTCAGCATATAGAATCTGAGataaatatatttcatatttcataaaGTACCATAATGAACTTTGTGACAGAGAATTATTCTATGTGAAACCACCACAAAAAGATACGGTTCCACTCTGACGACAGATAAAACAATAGAAACTAAATGGACAAATGCTGCACCTCGATATCTTGTTCCATTTTTGTGCTGATGCTATCTTCTCTTGAATGTGCTCTATAGCGCTCGATTGCACTTAGCATACtgaagaataaaaaaatgaaacaaaagctggtaaagaattgagttgtaaaatgaGAAAGTAATACAGATAAAGTATGTGAATGTACAATACCACAGGAAAAGCATATTAGTTTCTGTGATCAATATGATAACAAaagattgatagaagataagatttcttcaactatacgaggaaatctctataTTTTGTTAAGAAAAATTCTCTATACTGTTGAACAGGAGTACCGTCTTCGggtatgatagaagataagatttttccaactatacgaggaaaaatcttctattctgttgaggaaaatccttcctcctaatctatataaataatctatataaataggaggggaaacatgttaatgtatttaagctaaagcttcttcaagtatttttatcttctattctttcggaTAAAGATAATTCTTTCCGACAAAGATAATCCAATGATGTGCATATAGAACAAAATAGTTCCTATCGTCGTGTTGCTTGACTCCACTACGAGAGGAGTGATGACCTACTGTTGTCAGGAAGTCGGACAGCCACTATGAGGGTTAGAACGTAACCAAACTCACCAATTTCAGGTCACATCAAGCTTGCAGATATAAAATGGGAGAAACAAGAAATTCCACATCTAAACGTCTGATGTTTATATTTTGTCATTTCTTAAATTATTGGAgaccataaaataaataaaagcttAAATTATgtgttctccttgttatgtttcctaatttttacatgtgaaatcaataaaattattatttgataCTAACACAcgccataaaaaaattatatcgaaTCAGGTTGTCAAAGTTATATGATGATAAGATTGTTTTTTCACGATCTGAGTGATTAACTTTTAGATTAGAATGTAGTCAACCTGGATGAGTGTGCATAGATTAACCTTTCATTGGTATTTGAGATTGAAGGTAAACATAATTAAAGGATCGACATACATTGAACTCCCACACTCATTCTCAAACAGCTTGATTTGTTGTTGTTATGCTCCAAAGCTAGTAACTTTAATTATTAAAGCTCAAAATATATTTAGAAAATATTGAGCTTAGCTCAAACTTGATGAAGCTAGTTGGCCTCATCAGATGTAAAGGTTAAATATGTATGAGGCTTCTAGGATTTGGCTCTTCTAAATCCAACAGTAATGAAGACATCACAATGAACATCCACCTCAATCCATATGCAACAACTACACGGTAGAGCAAATAAATACTACAATATAGTAGTATCACCGTATGAGACTTATAGAACTATGccaaaagaacaaagaaaaagaaaattttgggaCTGCATATTGGCGTAGCTGAAACAGAAGCGTCATGAAAACTTAAATCTATTTTATGTTTATTATAGTTATGAGCTACAATGTCTAAAAGTTCCCATGTAGAAATTATAAAGAATTTTTCTCATGTTTTCATACCATTGCTTCTCATTAATTTTTTTGTTCCAAGTGAATGTGGATTATGTTTGGGTCTGTCAAATTTTCCATGGATATGACAGCCAAAACACAGAATGTGTTTGACGACTATGAAACAAAATTCAGGCTAAATAGATCTTTTTTGTGAGCTAACAAATACCCTCTCATCACTGCAAATTTTATCTATATATTTATTAACTGCAACCACAAAGGTGTATCCATTTATTGGTTTGCATCACTGAAGTTCTAATTTTGGGTACataaaatttgatatattatcGTTGTCTTGTTCCAAACTTTGGTATTTTGGAGATTCATTTAATAGCCTTGTCCAAATATATTGCTATAAAGTTCTAAAATAGCTACCAATTTAAAGAAGTTATTATATATAGTATACATTGTTTAGTGTCTTTCATCAGAGACAGTACAGACGCATGATAGAGTGACATAATCTTCAGATTATATTTATGAGAGTTTCAATTTCTAGGATAGCTACAGGCCTACTTACTGTAAGATACGTGAGTGATAGGTGACCCAACATGTACTAACCGATGCTTTGGCTATATAGTCCACCAACTGAGGTCTCCTGATTCGTTTGTGAGATGATATGCCCAGAAGAAAAAAGAGACAAGAAATTATTAATGCAGAAATAATTCGAACAGATGGTGCATGTTCACTTGTTTAATTAACGAGGGAACAAGTGCTATATGCCTATTCTTCATTTCCATATTTTCCGTCTTATatattcatttgatatatttatgaaggATGGCTTTATGTAAATGTTATCTGACATTCTAATTTGCTGTTCCATCTGTAGATCTGTGAATAAAGACCACTGTACTCAAAGGGACGGACATGAACCGATCAGAACCTAGCAAGCTCGACCACTTTTCCTTGAAGGAAGTGACATCGAATGAGAACCATTTTATATCTCGAAGCAAAAAAGGTGTTGGAAATCCAAGTCGGAGGTGCCTGAGAGACCAAGTCTGAAATGTTTCTTTCATGGAGATTATTCTACTTTGAGATTATgatgtcgtaaatgatgatgggaATCTAGGCCTGAAGCTGACGAAGGAAGCAGGTGCATAGATCCCCATGGAATATTCAGAACGAGATACTGGTTTATCTGGCTTTCTCTGATCTAATTGTTGATCCTCGAAActgaaaagaaaatgaaagatagAGGAGGAGGGCATCGCATCTCACCTGGAGCTGGCGAACTCGTAGAGCTTGCCCCCGGAAGAGAAGATGATGAGCGCGACCTCCACGTCGCAAAGTACCGACAGCTCGAAGGCCTTCTTCAGCAGCCCCTTCCTCCGCTTCGAGAAGGTCACCTGCCGGCTCGTTGCGTTCTCTATCCGCTtcatctccctcttccctctcaccATGATGATCTCTCCTCTTTTTGTTTTTACAAACTGAGATGAAGAGAAGTGTGCATACCAACCCACACAAGAAGATAcctataaagagagagagagagaggttgcagAAGTAGATGAACGCCCAAAGAGAGATGGAAAGAGAGGATCTCACCAGAAATGGCAAGGACAAGAAGAAGGCAGGCGGTGTTTTCCCCTTTCTCCTTTGCCTACTGTGAGACGACTCGGAAGAAATAAAAGGCAATGGTGGGGCGAAGAAAAGGTAACCCATTCCATTCTAGCTGAAGTAGTAGATCAAGCCCGAGAGAGGGAAAGGATCCATCCGTTTGTATCCCAAGTTGTCGTTGCATTGCGGTTGGATGTAGCTGCTGTGGGGAGAAGAGGGGGTTAAGGAAATGGGAAAGAGCCATTTGTCTCTTTCAGCAGCGCTGGATGTGCCCGTCGTTTCCCGAGCATCGAGCGAGTCTATCAGGCTGGTAGCAGCAGTACGCGAGCGATGTGAATTCCACAGGAAACCCCCCTCCCCCAATCTGAACCGTCCATTTTTTCCAGAAGATGAACGATCCAAATTAAGAATGGGATTGAAATGGACGGTGAAGAAGACACCTTCGTTATGCTTAACGAGTACAAGGCATCACGCAATAGGTCGGTGGGCTCATCCGGATCCGCCGGTCGTCCAATTGGGCTACAACAGCCGAGTGGGAACCACGCCACGTGCACTACCCACTCCTGTTTCCTGCCCACGCCCACCGATTTGGAAGACGCCGCTGTCCCTCTTCCTGACTCCCTCTCTTTCATGGCTTCGCAGTGAAACCTGTGTGTGTGTCCCTCTCTCTCGCTCCCCCACTTTTCGAAGTGACTTTACTGCTTTCAAACATGTAGGCAAGCACCTTTTCCCCTTGTGTTAACCTGCGCTCTAATTTCTCCTCTCCGCGTCGTCCCGTGGGGTGGTGGTGATGGGTTTGTTGCCATTTTGGTGGTGGGTTTAGGTTGTTGGGCTTCCCTTTTCTCACGGCCATGGTTCCGGGACCAATGCGTCTGTCCCCTCTCAGAGCTTGCAGCATTGCAAGTTGCAGCATGATGGTTCAGTTCGCTTGGATGTTTCCCCAGAGGTAAGAGTACTAAACACTGCATCGCAGAGAACGCAAACGACGGGCCAATTAGAATGAGATCGTATAGGATGTATTATGCCATGCGGGCGTGTACGAGTTCACGAAGATAATACAGAGGTTCCAATTGGAAAAAGGAGGTAAGGTGGGGATGAAAAAGGAGACTCGGCTCCAGTGGAGCGCACTATGAGCACTCCATGTGTTTGTCAAAATGGCGAGCTGGTCCCTCTccggtatttttttttttttggggttgaATATGTTAGATAagactaaattatatatatatatatatatatatatatatatatatatatatataataggtcAATTTTGATTTGTTGATCTTTTTTGGATGTTATCATGTCTCcaaaagttcaaaattaaaataaaaaatacagtTGCAGAATTCGATCAAAGAAGAATATCTGGTAATCTCATATTTTATCTCATTCTTGTGAAATATTATATCGAGGTGCATCGGATTAGTAGGAcgtgataaattttttatttataataaagaaaataataataataataataaaataaataaaagataactATTGGTCTCTTCCTAACTCGAAGAAATTAATATGATGGAGGTGATGGAATCACACTATTGAAAATATAATAGTTTGGAGATGATCGAATCGGAAATATAATACTAGGAAAAAGGTCTTGGGATGATAGAATTATtcgattaaaaatataattatagtcTCACACCACTCATATGGGTGGGTCATAATGTTCTAGTCCTAAGAGATTAAGGGTTGAAAACTTCATATGATATATAATTATAGCTTGAGCATAATAGTGTACCAAACTAACTTCAAAATATTTTCTGACATATTTTAAAAGTGTTTAGCTTAGCGAGTAAGAACTTTGATAGATTATTATAAGGCCTTAGACTTGAATGTTATCTTTGTCACTTAtctcttaaataaaaaaaaatatattttttaatctttttttatagactcaaatataagaataaaaaatatataattatatcaaatcaaatatatataatattttttgaagaAATAATAATTCTGACTTGATTCAAAGAATAATCATCCTCTATGTTTtcattaataaattttaatcGATAGAGATTAATCTTCAATCAAGAATAAAtatgatttcttttatttttctatatttttttctcCTTTGGGTAGATGTTGACAACTTACGCGTAATACCtctaaactaataaaatttacttaaataatatataaacaaAATTGCTCTGACATTATCATTTAAGAACTTTAAGAACTCAACTCCAATTCaataagttcaaaatgaatatataatttgaaaaaaaaaaaaattgtgactaTTAATCTAATGAGAGAATATTGTTTTGGATGTCATGTTAACTATATTTAATAAATTCTTTGTTATTTCTAGAAACTTAGTATGTTTAGTAGACTATTCTTCTCCTATTTCTTTGACCTTTTTTTCCTTTCTGTaaacaatttattttttcttgtccTTTCAAGGTTGATAGAGAAATATGTATCCTAATTATGACTCGACGCATGATAATTTAGTAGAAAAGCTAAGTCCCCATTAATGATCGAATCACatgaatattaatttaaaatgaaATATCAAAGAAAACCTTTACGCCACTGTAGGTATGACTTGCTATAAAACGAAAGGCATATGCCGGACTACATACACTGCCTGTGTGCAACAGTACTCTCTCATAAATGGTTTGATCCATAGCAATGTTCAGTGGAGCTTCAACCCAGAAATAATTTGAACAGATAGTTTCTCTGCAATTCAATCGTTGGCAGTTTGTGAAAGCGTCGCTCCAGGAATTGGAAGCCGTAGATTGCTACATGGTTGTGCTGGGCCGGCCTTCTTCTATGCTCTTATTTctgtttttgtgtgtgtgtgtgtgtgattcaAGTCTGCAATTGTGGCAGAAAGCAAACATGAAACACGATGCCGAGAGCAAACACAGCCATCGTATCATCATCTTGGCGTGCGTTGTGATGCGAATCCGATGTTTGTTGCGATGCCGGAGTAGCCGATCCGCTGCCCAAGGGAGCGGGGAGGACAGCTTCCTTCTGGCTGTCTTATGATGAGCGAACAACTTCTACTTGCAAAAGCGAGCTTGTCGGACAAGAGTAGTTTCATGGAGATGGCGAACGACTGTGGGATCAGCAATGGGGCTCCCATGTATGTGCTGATGCTGGGCAGGCATTAGACACTCTCGAGGAACATGGCTTGTCAAGGGATGCCGCTTTGGCTCTTTCCTCCTTGTAATGAGAATTTTCATATGGGAAAGGGAACAGTGTCTGCCTCGTTCGCAGATAGGACGACGATTCCACGGTAAAAGTTGTGGACGTCGAAGCAATGTGGATTCCTCGAGTGCTGGCGGATTTAAGTTGGATTTACGGTCTACGTTTCGATCATATCTGCTTAGCTTTACGGTCAAGCGAGACACCTCGAGAGTCCAGACGAAACAAGAGTCGTGAGCGAATGGCAAAAAGCTAAGCCTCAGTGGAGGCGATGATGGCGGAAAGACATCCCACTCCCGTGAAAGAACGAAGCAAACCCAAAGCATGGTCCCAAATCTGCAATACCTCATCGGACAGCATAAATGAAGTCTAAGGAGGTAGGAAGTGAAAGAGACTTCACGTGAGCTCAAACTAAAGAGGACGATGAACGAAAGAGACCTCGTATGGCAGTATGGGTACTTTTGTTTAGGGGACCATTTACATTTGTCTTCAACATTTGCCAAAGCTATCGATACATGTTCTCGAGTTTGATTCGAGTTTGACACATTTACATTTACATTtgcatctttctttctttctttctttctttcttttttccttttttgttttaatGAATGATATCGACATCCAAAGACATTAACTATCGACGCTATGTAACATCGATCGTGATGACTGTATATAGCTAGCATTGAAATTTATAACGTAGATATTGTCATGGGTATCACGTCGAAACAATGCTACGACGAGCAATTAatcgtaataataataataataataataataatagttagtaAATAAGGAAGCTTATATCACACTTTGCTGCTCGATGCTTCTCGTCGACACCATTCATATGTTGGATTTCCCGTTCACATTCTCATCTTTCTCTGTTCTCTCTCCACCTCTTCTCTCTTATATCTTtttttcctctcctctcctttcGGTCAcctcttttttttataatttttttttatttattatgtgtttttatttttattttgcatcTTTTAGTATATTGTGcttgtttttctttattttatttgattattatgaTATATTCCTCCTCGGATGAACGTTCTTATTCCCaagatgattttctcattgttgtcTCTTTttattgtatttcatttttattttaatttcaacATATATTTATATTACGTTTGTAATGATAAATTTTAGTTGTTCAATCTAGAAAGTGACATGGATCTAACTATGATCCTTTCCTAAAAATACCATAAGATGATTAGGAGTGAGAGCATTGAATTCTCGTGTTACGATTTTACAAGATTGCATTGGTAACGAGCTCAATAAAAGACCCTTTACTGCTCAATTCAACAATAGAATTTGAAAGATTCAATTAAAATTAAATCTAAAGAGAAATCAAGTAGATAAGAGATTAGATTGTGTTATCTTCATACacttgtggggggggggggggggggggtttataTAGTAGGATAAATAACCTTAAGAATTTGACAAGTGTTCATGAGAATCGATATTAGTGATCCAAAATGATAATTCAAGTTATTTGGAttgtatatttaatttttttatcaaatttaaacatcttaaagttatttaatggttCGTCGATTCAAACATTCTTCTTTAATATGGTATCACGGTGTCTGTCGGACACATATTCGACatgtcagatatatatatattgttgatgtgttgaaaatatatttattttatattaatatttttatttaagtaagtaaataatatattttctgtttaatttttttaattattatgtaTTATTTAATATGTATaaagatttatatttataatgttaGTTGATGTTATTAATTTGATCTAATTTTAGATGACTGAAGTTTTATCTTCTTTTTGTGacgatatatatatagtttttattaattttaatatttttaaaattaatattttaatatttttaataaacatCGTTAGATCGACCCATTTTGTATGCCAAGAAATCGGCGCATACAAACCCTCAGACTCGGTTGAAAGCAGTCTATCCTAACGCGGTCAGACGCCACCCAACGGCAGGTAAGTTAACCATGCATCGCCGTGAAGCGAAGTCATTATGTACTTGATTAGCTAATTTCTTGGCATATTGTGGATGTTCTAAAAGGCCAGTGGTCATCATAACGCAACGTTCCAGCGGCGCAGCGTATCATAATACGTACGATACATGGCTGGGTAGGAGAAAGTACGCCACCATTTCTACTTTTCTCGACCTCACTCACCATCATCGGCCTTTATATCTATCTGTTTGTAGTGGGTTCAACATGTGAGAGCCCCCATCCCCAGGCACGGCCGCATGGGTCTCACCGCCGCAGAGGTGGGTCCCGCTTCCCTCGACCCGCGTTGCTGACCAACGAAAGCCTGCGTGCTCGACTCAAATGGTGGATGCTGCCAGGGTCATGGCCTGCGAGAGCCGTGCCGCAACCCGGTTTAGTCTTTCGGTGCATCATCGTAAAAATGGTCCGAGTCAGGATGATCCATCACGGTATGTGGCTTGCGTTTCCGTCGTTTACGTGTTATTATTTATTGTCATGGCATCTTCGAAGCGGGGAGGGAGACGACGGAGCAGGCAAGGGCAGCCAcatcatgatgatgatgtgatACCGGGCAAAAGCAGCCAACCCCTCTCTGTCTCTCTATTATTTAGGGAGGAGAGGGAGACAGGGAGAGGGCCTTCCGGGTGGAACTTTTGTTGCGGAGAGAAAGCTGTTCCAGATGAACATGAGGCGCAGAGTAGCCACCTCTTGAGAGGAGGAACTCGCTGGTCGCCACCGTCACCCTCCCCCTTTGCTTGCTACGCTGAGTTATGGCGTCTGGGTTCCCTCCGACTCGCGACCTCGGGTTCGGGTTTGAAGCCGAACCCGGGAACCGACCGGAGGATGCGGGCCTCTTGAAGCGCTCCCTCACGGAAATGGAGGAGCGGAGGCGGCAACAGCTGCAGCAGATGCCGTTCCTCCGCTCGGTGAAGCAGCGAACTCATCTCGCCTCCCCCGTTGGCCGCCTCGCTTCACCCGCTCGTCTTCCCACTCCGTTGAAGTCGACTTCCTCTTTGACCACGGTCTCCTCCGAGCTTGCGCCCCAGAGGAGAGCCGATTTCGGACCGGATAAGGGGTCGGACGCGATGAGGAACCGGCTCCAGGAGCTGGAGCGGCGGCTCCTACTGGACGACGAGGAGGACGAGACCTGCGCCTCCGGTTCCGCCCTGACCGGCGCCGAATGGAGGGGCCAGGAGGTGCAGCAGATCATCttcccgccaccgccgccgccgccgccgggccTCGCAGCCGCGAAGAAGCTCTTGCCGTCGCCGACCAACTCGGCCTCCTCCACTGTCTCTTCCTCCGCCTCGTCCTCCCCTCCACCGCCTTCGTTCACGCCTCCTCCtccgtcatcatcttcttcctcttcacgGCACGTGCTCCTCGACGCTGCGGCGTCCATCGCCGACGGTAACCTCGAGGCTGCGGAGGCGAACCTCGCCGTGCTGAAGCGCTCAGCCAACCCACGGGGCGACGCAGAACAGCGGTTGACTGCAATGATGTTCGCCACTCTCCTTGCTCGACTCAATCCTCCTCGAACCGGGAGATCTAAAGCGATCGCGGAGCTGTGCAGCGGGGAGCACTTGGCCGCCACCCAGATGCTCTACGACCTTTCGCCCTGCTTTAAGCTCAGCCTGATCGCCGCCAATTTTGCAATTCTGGAGGCCGTCAAGGACCAACCCAAGATCCATATCGTCGATTTGGATGTTGGCCAGGGCCGGCAGTACGATGCCCTCATCCATGCCCTCGCTGACCGTCATCGCAGCCGGCCCTCCTCCGCCCGCCCTCCAGCCGTTAAGATCACCGCCGTCGCCGATCCCACAACCTTGCTATACGGCAACTACGACGCCTCTAGCCTGAGCGAAGTTGGCGGTCGAATCGCTAAGCTGGCGGAGCGGGCCGGCGTGGGGCTCCGTTTCACCATCGTCTCCCGGCGGGCGTCTGAGCTGGACGCGGCGTCGCTGGGGTACGAGCCCGGCGAGGCCCTGGCTGTGAACCTGGCGTTCGTCCTCTCGCGTGTGGCCGACGAGAGCGTATCGCCGGCGAACCCCCGCGACGAGCTTCTCCGGCGGGTGCGCGCTCTCCGCCCGGCTGTGGTGACGCTGGTGGAGCAG belongs to Musa acuminata AAA Group cultivar baxijiao chromosome BXJ1-11, Cavendish_Baxijiao_AAA, whole genome shotgun sequence and includes:
- the LOC135596820 gene encoding MADS-box protein SOC1-like isoform X1, translating into MGYLFFAPPLPFISSESSHSRQRRKGKTPPAFFLSLPFLVSSCVGWYAHFSSSQFVKTKRGEIIMVRGKREMKRIENATSRQVTFSKRRKGLLKKAFELSVLCDVEVALIIFSSGGKLYEFASSSMLSAIERYRAHSREDSISTKMEQDIEGGEYEAAWISKRIELIEASKQKLLGKNLGSCSLDELHELEGKLEESLHSIRERKYHLLQEQMAQLKEKERSLTKENEALREKYLKCKGLAKSPTATLGEGVAHNGAVQHSDVETKLCIRCPGRGTYT
- the LOC135596820 gene encoding MADS-box transcription factor 50-like isoform X2 produces the protein MGYLFFAPPLPFISSESSHSRQRRKGKTPPAFFLSLPFLVSSCVGWYAHFSSSQFVKTKRGEIIMVRGKREMKRIENATSRQVTFSKRRKGLLKKAFELSVLCDVEVALIIFSSGGKLYEFASSSMLSAIERYRAHSREDSISTKMEQDIEGGEYEAAWISKRIELIEASKQKLLGKNLGSCSLDELHELEGKLEESLHSIRERKYHLLQEQMAQLKEKERSLTKENEALREKCKGLAKSPTATLGEGVAHNGAVQHSDVETKLCIRCPGRGTYT
- the LOC135596820 gene encoding MADS-box protein SOC1-like isoform X3; this translates as MGYLFFAPPLPFISSESSHSRQRRKGKTPPAFFLSLPFLFVKTKRGEIIMVRGKREMKRIENATSRQVTFSKRRKGLLKKAFELSVLCDVEVALIIFSSGGKLYEFASSSMLSAIERYRAHSREDSISTKMEQDIEGGEYEAAWISKRIELIEASKQKLLGKNLGSCSLDELHELEGKLEESLHSIRERKYHLLQEQMAQLKEKERSLTKENEALREKYLKCKGLAKSPTATLGEGVAHNGAVQHSDVETKLCIRCPGRGTYT
- the LOC135596820 gene encoding MADS-box protein SOC1-like isoform X4, with product MGYLFFAPPLPFISSESSHSRQRRKGKTPPAFFLSLPFLVSSCVGWYAHFSSSQFVKTKRGEIIMVRGKREMKRIENATSRQVTFSKRRKGLLKKAFELSVLCDVEVALIIFSSGGKLYEFASSSMLSAIERYRAHSREDSISTKMEQDIEGGEYEAAWISKRIELIEASKQKLLGKNLGSCSLDELHELEGKLEESLHSIRERKYHLLQEQMAQLKEKERSLTKENEALREKGKV
- the LOC135596822 gene encoding scarecrow-like protein 8, whose amino-acid sequence is MASGFPPTRDLGFGFEAEPGNRPEDAGLLKRSLTEMEERRRQQLQQMPFLRSVKQRTHLASPVGRLASPARLPTPLKSTSSLTTVSSELAPQRRADFGPDKGSDAMRNRLQELERRLLLDDEEDETCASGSALTGAEWRGQEVQQIIFPPPPPPPPGLAAAKKLLPSPTNSASSTVSSSASSSPPPPSFTPPPPSSSSSSSRHVLLDAAASIADGNLEAAEANLAVLKRSANPRGDAEQRLTAMMFATLLARLNPPRTGRSKAIAELCSGEHLAATQMLYDLSPCFKLSLIAANFAILEAVKDQPKIHIVDLDVGQGRQYDALIHALADRHRSRPSSARPPAVKITAVADPTTLLYGNYDASSLSEVGGRIAKLAERAGVGLRFTIVSRRASELDAASLGYEPGEALAVNLAFVLSRVADESVSPANPRDELLRRVRALRPAVVTLVEQEINTNTAAFSGRFAEACGHLGALLESLDATVPRESSERERVEAGLARRAVNSVAREGADRVERCEVLGKWRARMSMAGFQPIPVGPGVSEPVKARLASFRSNPGFTIKDEAGGVALGFGWMGRVLTVSSAWR